The window ACGACTGAGCCTTCAGCCACGGCAGGCCGAATTGGATGAACAGCCAGACCAGTTCAGCCAGCAGGAGGATTCCGCCGACGACCATCACGGCGCGCTTGCGGGCCTTGCCGCGGTCTTTCTGCTCCATGAACCACGCGGCCCAGATCGTCAGCTCGTAGAGGAGTTGGAGTGGGAAAAAGATGATGATTTGTGTGACCACCTCGGGCGCGAGCATCGCGGCCAGGACGAAGTTCACCACGATCATGTAGCGCCGGAACGCGGCGAGCTTGCCGTAGTCGAGGACGCCGATCTTCACCAGCGCGAGCAGCACCACCGGCATCTCGAAGCCCAGCCCCATCGCGAGCAGGAATTTCACCACGAAGCCGAAGTAATCCTCCGCGCGCCAGAACAGGAACTCCGCGCCCATCCAGTTGGCGTAGCTCTCGGCGGCCTTGAGACCGAGCGGCAGCAGCAGGAAGTAGCACAGCGTGACGCCAATGATGAACAGCGCCACGCTCACCCAGAAGGCGCGCAGGAAATACTTCTTCTCCTTCACCCGCAGCGCGGGCATCACGAAGTCGATGATCACGAACAGCACGAACGGGCACGCGAGGAGGAACCCGCCGAAGAACGCGATCTTGAGCGAGGAGAAGAACGGCTCCATCGGCGACTGGAACACGATGGGCAGCGGCTTGAGCGGCGGAAGGTCCGCGCGCGGCTTGAGCGCGAGCACCTGGTTGGTGCCGACGGTCACCGTGATCAGTTCGAAGGCGACGTGCTTGTTGGTGCCGAGGGGCAGTCCGGCGGGTTCGCCACCCTTCAAACGGAATGACCAGAGGCGCTGGTCGCCCGCCATCACGTCCACCAGCTTGCCGGAGCTGGTGGGCAGGAACGCGAGTTCGAGCTGGGCCGCGCGGTCGAGCGGCCACGACATGAGCGCGACAATCTGCGGCACCGCCAGCAGGCACACGACCATCGCGACGGCGACGGACGTGACGCACTTGATGATGACCCACCGCATGTCCTCGAGGTGTTCGAGGAAGGACTTGACCGGTCCGCCGCCCTCCTCGGTCTCGGGACCGTGCAGCGGGTCGGGTTCGTCCGCGGGCGCGGGCGCGTCACTGCCACCGCTGCCGCCACCCGAACCACCGTCGTTGGCGTGATAATCGTGGTGGTATTCGTCGTGGTGATACTGGTCGTGGTAGGGGTCGTGATGCGGGTCGTGATGCGGGTCGTGATGCGGGTCGTGATGCGGGTCGTGATGCGGGTCGAGATGATGATAATCGGTGGTTGCGGTGTCGGCGGTTTGGGCGGTCGCGAGTTCCCCACCGTCGACGACGGCGGCGGCGGGTGAAGTATCTTGCGGCGAATCCAAGGGGGCCGCTGCCGAAGTTTCGGCGGGCGGGGTCGCGGTGGCTTCTGCGGTTGGCTGCGCCGCGCCGGGTTCCGCCGGGATGGGGGACAGAGGTTCCGCCGCAGGCATCGCGTCGGCGGGGGGCGACACGTCACCTGTTCGCGGAACCGCCGTTGGGGCGGTCGTTTCCGAGGGAAGAACCGGCGCGGGCGAGGACGATGCGTTGTCTAGGCCTCGCGCAGGTTGGATCGGATCCCGTTCAGTCGACTGAGGGTTCGCCTCGTCGTGAGCCATGGCACACTACTATCCTGTTACTGACGCGTGCCTCAGGCTTTGGGCGCAGGAGTCGAAGGCTGGCTCGGTGCAGCACCCGGGGGCGCTGACGAGGCAGTCGGACTCGAGGGCGGGCTGCGCCGTGGAGGTTCCTCGTGCATGGAGCGCTCCAGTTCGCTTTGAACGTCGCTGGAGGCCTTCTTGAACTCCTTGATGCCCTGGCCTAGCCCCTTCATGAACGTGGGGATTTTGTTGGCGCCGAATATGACCAGCGCCACGACGGCGATGACCAGCAACTCCGTGCCGGTCAACCCCATCAATGCCAGTGTTGGGTTCATCATAGGTGTTTCTCTTTCACCCGGCGACATGCCGGGCGTTCGTTTCGACCGGACACTAGTCCGGGCTATTCAGGCTGTCCAGCGGCAAGACGGCGTCTCCAACGCCGTCCGGGTCCCGTCCAGGGGGCCGGGCGGCGCTCAGGAGCAACCGAGGCTCTCGCCGCAGTTGAGGCACTTGAAGCACGCGCCGTTGCGCACGGCGAGGTGGCCGCACTTCGGACACGTCGGCGCGTCGTGCATGAAGTGTCGCACGGCGTCGCTGAGCGAGGCGATGGCGCGGCTGGCGGTGACTTCGACGGAATCATCCGTGACGGAGTTGACGAGGATGTCGGTGTCGCCGGTGGGCGGCAGCTCGGGCGAAGGGCGGTTGATGCTCTTGGCGAGCGTCTCACGCAGGCCGGGTATGGGGAGTTCCTGCTGGCCGTGGTTGGACAGGTGTTGCTCGCGGTAGCCCGGCAGGAATTGAAACGCCATCCAGCGGAAAACGTAGTCAATGATCGAGCTGGCCTGCCGGATGTCGGGGTTCTTGGTGAAGCCGCTCGGCTCGAAACGCTGGTGGCTGAACTTCTTCACGAGCGCCTCGAGCGGCACGCCGTATTGCAGCGCCATGCTCGTGAGCGTGGCGATGGAGTCCATGAGGCCGCCGATGGTCGAGCCTTCCTTGGCCATGGTGATGAAGACTTCGCCGGGCTGTCCGTTCTCGAAGAGGCCGACGGTCAGGTAGCCCTCGTGGCCTGCGATGTCGAACTTGTGGTTCAGCGCCATGCGCGTCTCCGGCAGTTTGCGGCGCAACGGCTGCGCACTCGCGGCGCGGAGTTTGTCGAGGTCGGCCTGAAGTTCCGCGGCGCGCGCCTTGAGTTGCTCGAGTTCGACGGCCGCGGCGGATCGCTCGCCACCGTCGCCGCCGGCTTTCGTGTTCAGTGGCTGCGAGCGCTTGGAGCCGTCGCGGTAGATGGCCACGCACTTGAGGCCCATCTTCCATGCCTGCACGTAAGCGTCGCGGATGTCGGCCACGGTCGCCTCGCGCGGAAGGTTCACGGTCTTGGAGATGGCGCCGGAGATGAAGGGCTGCGCGGCGGCCATCATGCGCAGGTGGGCCATGTAGTGGATGCTGCGCTTGCCGCGCGCGGCCTGGAACGCGCAGTCGAACACGGGCAGGTGCTCGGGCTTGAGCCCGCTGCGGACGGTCTGGCCGTTTTCCTCGACGTCCTCGATGGTGTCGAATTTGCCGACGTGGGCAATGATGCCCTCGATTTCGGACTGGGAATAGCCGAGCCGATTGAGCGCGGCGCCAACGGTGTTGTTGACGATCTTCAAGTTTCCGCCGCCGGCGAGGACTTTGTATTTCACGAGCGCGATGTCGGGCTCGACACCGGTCGTATCGCAATCCATGAGGAACGCAATGGTGCCCGTGGGCGCGAGGACGGTGACCTGCGCGTTGCGGTAGCCGACCTGCCTGCCACGCGCGAGGGCGCGGTCCCAGCAGCGGCGGGCCTCGTCCTTCAGGTAACCGAATTCGGCGCTCGGATGAATCTCCTCCACGGCGTCGCGGTGCAGCTTGATGACGCCGAGGGTGGACGCGACGTTGTCCTTCGCCGCGGGCTTGGGCACACCGGCGCATCGCGCCTCGCGATAACCGGGAAACGCGCCGAGGTGCGCCGCGATTTCCGCGCTCTGCTCGTAGGCGTGACCGGTCATGATGGCGGTGATGGCGCCGGCGAGCGCGCGCCCCTCGTCGCCGTCGTAAGGCAGCCCGTAGCTCATGCAGAGCGAGCCGAGGTTGGCGAAGCCGAGCCCGAGCGTGCGGAAGATGTGTGAGTTCTCGGCGATCTCCTTCGTCGGGTAGCTCGCGTTGTCCACGAGGATTTCCTGCGCGGTGATGTAGATGCGGACGGCGGCCTTGAAGCGCCCGACGTCGAAGGAGCCGTCTTCGCGCTTGAACTTCATGAGGTTCAGCGAGGCGAGGTTGCAGGCGGTGTTGTTGAGGAACACGTATTCGCTGCACGGGTTGGTCGAGTGGATCGGCTCGGTGCCCTTGCAGGTGTGCCACTTCTGGATGGCGCCGTCGTATTGCAGGCCGGGATCGCCGCAGATGTGCGTGCCCTCGGCGATTTTCTCGAGGAGCGCTGACGCGTCCTTCTTCTGGATCGGCTTGCCCGTCGTGCAGGAGCGGGTCCACCACTCCTTGCCGTTGAGCGCGGCGTTCATGAACTCGTCACTCACGCGCACGGAGAGGTTCTCGTTCTGATACATCACCGACCCGTAGGCTTCGCCGTTGAAGTTGCCGTCATAGCCCTGCTCGATGAGCGCCCACGCCTTCTTCTCCTCCTTCTGCTTGC is drawn from Verrucomicrobiota bacterium and contains these coding sequences:
- a CDS encoding preprotein translocase subunit TatC translates to MDSPQDTSPAAAVVDGGELATAQTADTATTDYHHLDPHHDPHHDPHHDPHHDPHHDPYHDQYHHDEYHHDYHANDGGSGGGSGGSDAPAPADEPDPLHGPETEEGGGPVKSFLEHLEDMRWVIIKCVTSVAVAMVVCLLAVPQIVALMSWPLDRAAQLELAFLPTSSGKLVDVMAGDQRLWSFRLKGGEPAGLPLGTNKHVAFELITVTVGTNQVLALKPRADLPPLKPLPIVFQSPMEPFFSSLKIAFFGGFLLACPFVLFVIIDFVMPALRVKEKKYFLRAFWVSVALFIIGVTLCYFLLLPLGLKAAESYANWMGAEFLFWRAEDYFGFVVKFLLAMGLGFEMPVVLLALVKIGVLDYGKLAAFRRYMIVVNFVLAAMLAPEVVTQIIIFFPLQLLYELTIWAAWFMEQKDRGKARKRAVMVVGGILLLAELVWLFIQFGLPWLKAQS
- a CDS encoding twin-arginine translocase TatA/TatE family subunit is translated as MMNPTLALMGLTGTELLVIAVVALVIFGANKIPTFMKGLGQGIKEFKKASSDVQSELERSMHEEPPRRSPPSSPTASSAPPGAAPSQPSTPAPKA
- a CDS encoding vitamin B12-dependent ribonucleotide reductase, coding for MIDTRDALVSSSPTARRRRTTAADVSTTRNKPAASPSRKLMRVERVFSDARTAPFDQIEWSKRTAEITDDTGKTIFRQENVEVPASWSQLATKVVCSKYFYGDISKSEREHSVRQLIHRVTRTLADWGVKDGYFSKADGEVFYDELTWLCVNQYGAFNSPVWFNVGLYHEYGVGKTSGMGNWFVNRKTCVAERARTQYEYPQGSACFIQTVEDNMESIMHLAHSEAMLFKLGSGTGTDLTPIRSSREKLSGGGKPSGPLSFLRVYDQVANVVKSGGKTRRAAKMNTLRDWHGDIEEFIDCKQKEEKKAWALIEQGYDGNFNGEAYGSVMYQNENLSVRVSDEFMNAALNGKEWWTRSCTTGKPIQKKDASALLEKIAEGTHICGDPGLQYDGAIQKWHTCKGTEPIHSTNPCSEYVFLNNTACNLASLNLMKFKREDGSFDVGRFKAAVRIYITAQEILVDNASYPTKEIAENSHIFRTLGLGFANLGSLCMSYGLPYDGDEGRALAGAITAIMTGHAYEQSAEIAAHLGAFPGYREARCAGVPKPAAKDNVASTLGVIKLHRDAVEEIHPSAEFGYLKDEARRCWDRALARGRQVGYRNAQVTVLAPTGTIAFLMDCDTTGVEPDIALVKYKVLAGGGNLKIVNNTVGAALNRLGYSQSEIEGIIAHVGKFDTIEDVEENGQTVRSGLKPEHLPVFDCAFQAARGKRSIHYMAHLRMMAAAQPFISGAISKTVNLPREATVADIRDAYVQAWKMGLKCVAIYRDGSKRSQPLNTKAGGDGGERSAAAVELEQLKARAAELQADLDKLRAASAQPLRRKLPETRMALNHKFDIAGHEGYLTVGLFENGQPGEVFITMAKEGSTIGGLMDSIATLTSMALQYGVPLEALVKKFSHQRFEPSGFTKNPDIRQASSIIDYVFRWMAFQFLPGYREQHLSNHGQQELPIPGLRETLAKSINRPSPELPPTGDTDILVNSVTDDSVEVTASRAIASLSDAVRHFMHDAPTCPKCGHLAVRNGACFKCLNCGESLGCS